Proteins encoded by one window of Modestobacter marinus:
- a CDS encoding RNA polymerase sigma factor: MGGTDADTDTDVAALVAAAARGEQAGWNGLVDRYLPLVRSVTRAYRLPDRDAEDVGQTVWLRLVEHLASIREPRALPKWIMTTAKHESLRVIGSTRRAVALDPLPEPHDAGERVDVDAELLRAERQQALRDGLAELPAAQRELLLLLVADPPVSYREISERLGMPVGSIGPTRARCLARLRATGALRAFLQDDPADHPGGGRDEPRVVARRR; encoded by the coding sequence GTGGGTGGCACGGACGCCGACACCGACACCGACGTGGCCGCGCTCGTGGCGGCCGCCGCACGCGGGGAGCAGGCCGGGTGGAACGGCCTGGTCGACCGCTACCTGCCGCTGGTCCGCTCGGTCACCCGCGCGTACCGGCTTCCCGACCGGGACGCCGAGGACGTCGGCCAGACGGTCTGGCTCCGGCTGGTGGAGCACCTGGCGAGCATCCGCGAACCCCGCGCCCTGCCGAAGTGGATCATGACGACGGCGAAGCACGAGAGCCTCCGGGTGATCGGCTCGACGCGGCGGGCCGTCGCCCTCGACCCGCTGCCGGAACCGCACGACGCCGGCGAGCGGGTCGACGTCGACGCCGAGCTGCTGCGGGCCGAGCGCCAGCAGGCCCTGCGGGACGGCCTGGCCGAGCTGCCCGCCGCGCAGCGGGAACTGCTCCTGCTGCTCGTCGCGGACCCGCCGGTCAGCTACCGGGAGATCAGCGAGCGGCTCGGCATGCCGGTCGGCAGCATCGGGCCCACCCGGGCCCGCTGCCTCGCCCGGCTGCGCGCCACCGGAGCGCTGCGCGCGTTCCTCCAGGACGACCCAGCTGACCACCCAGGAGGTGGACGAGATGAACCACGCGTCGTGGCACGACGACGATGA
- a CDS encoding LysE family translocator: protein MAESSLLVFLLLTVALTLSPGPDDVLVLRTAVRDGRRSGTATAVGAATGSLVWGGATALGLAALVARSPGAYDVLRLAGAAYLVGLGLTALLRLPRRDGARCTGAGPGTARRSGLRWAFATGLVSDLLNPRIGLFYLAVLPQFVPAGRSVLPYSLLLCAIDVAVALGWLVLLARLADAGVTWLRRPVVDRWLDRLLSVSLVGLGAGVALGL from the coding sequence GTGGCCGAGAGCAGCCTGCTCGTCTTCCTCCTGCTGACCGTCGCGCTGACGCTGTCCCCGGGGCCGGACGACGTCCTGGTGCTGCGCACCGCGGTGCGGGACGGCCGCCGGTCCGGCACCGCGACCGCCGTGGGCGCGGCGACCGGCTCGCTCGTCTGGGGCGGCGCCACCGCGCTCGGCCTCGCCGCGCTGGTCGCCCGGTCGCCCGGGGCCTACGACGTGCTGCGCCTGGCGGGCGCGGCCTACCTGGTCGGCCTCGGCCTGACCGCCCTGCTCCGGCTCCCCCGCCGGGACGGCGCGCGGTGCACCGGTGCCGGGCCGGGCACGGCTCGCCGGTCGGGGCTCCGGTGGGCGTTCGCGACGGGGCTGGTCAGCGACCTGTTGAACCCGCGGATCGGCCTGTTCTACCTCGCGGTGCTGCCCCAGTTCGTCCCCGCCGGCCGATCGGTGCTGCCGTACTCGCTGCTGCTGTGCGCGATCGACGTCGCCGTCGCCCTCGGCTGGCTGGTCCTGCTCGCCCGGCTGGCGGACGCGGGCGTGACCTGGCTGCGCCGTCCGGTCGTCGACCGCTGGCTGGACCGGCTGCTCAGCGTCTCCCTGGTCGGCCTCGGCGCCGGTGTGGCGCTGGGCCTCTAG
- a CDS encoding LysM peptidoglycan-binding domain-containing protein, whose product MVRLIEVRQPREHDVVAARFALAGFGSGFEATVSWRLLGAGGAPLGEGLVPGVGSMGVVDDFALEVELPAGVDARGEHALLQVFGDDASGENPPGTDLNQVRVTLFTGMQGWRLYEVVPGDTLSAIARDEGQGTSVADVFEANRDTLMDPDLIFPGQVLRVPLF is encoded by the coding sequence GTGGTCCGTCTGATCGAGGTGCGGCAACCCCGGGAGCACGACGTGGTGGCCGCCCGGTTCGCCCTGGCCGGCTTCGGCTCCGGCTTCGAGGCGACCGTCTCCTGGCGGCTGCTCGGCGCCGGCGGCGCGCCGCTGGGCGAGGGGCTGGTGCCCGGCGTCGGCTCGATGGGCGTCGTGGACGACTTCGCCCTCGAGGTCGAGCTGCCGGCCGGGGTGGACGCCCGGGGCGAGCACGCGCTGCTCCAGGTCTTCGGTGACGACGCGTCCGGGGAGAACCCGCCGGGCACCGACCTGAACCAGGTGAGGGTCACCCTCTTCACCGGCATGCAGGGCTGGCGGCTGTACGAGGTCGTGCCCGGTGACACCCTCTCGGCGATCGCCCGGGACGAGGGCCAGGGCACCTCCGTCGCCGACGTGTTCGAGGCCAACCGGGACACCCTGATGGACCCGGACCTCATCTTCCCCGGGCAGGTCCTCCGGGTCCCCCTGTTCTGA
- a CDS encoding DoxX family membrane protein, translating into MHPTQAPPAERTHWSPPDAAATAPAATPARLVPRAVGQADAVLGGVADACRRRGPMALRWSLAVVFVWFGGLKLAGATPVEGLIAATLPFVSPAVSVPALGLGEVALGVAVALGLAPRLTLLALAAHLTGTFLAFAMAPELMVTDGNPLLLTADGEFVLKNVVLISAALVLVGRYADGARPGGRAVPRA; encoded by the coding sequence ATGCACCCCACGCAGGCACCACCGGCTGAGCGCACCCACTGGTCCCCGCCCGACGCGGCCGCGACCGCACCGGCCGCCACCCCGGCCCGGCTGGTCCCCCGGGCCGTCGGGCAGGCCGACGCCGTCCTGGGCGGCGTCGCCGACGCCTGCCGGCGCCGCGGGCCGATGGCGCTGCGGTGGTCCCTGGCGGTGGTCTTCGTGTGGTTCGGCGGGCTCAAGCTCGCCGGGGCCACGCCCGTGGAGGGGCTCATCGCCGCGACCCTGCCGTTCGTGAGCCCGGCGGTCAGCGTGCCGGCCCTCGGTCTGGGCGAGGTCGCGCTCGGCGTCGCCGTGGCACTCGGCCTCGCCCCCCGGCTCACGCTGCTCGCGCTCGCCGCCCACCTGACGGGCACCTTCCTGGCGTTCGCCATGGCACCGGAGCTGATGGTCACCGACGGCAACCCGCTGCTGCTGACCGCCGACGGGGAGTTCGTGCTCAAGAACGTCGTGCTGATCAGCGCCGCGCTCGTGCTGGTCGGCCGGTACGCCGACGGCGCCCGCCCGGGCGGGCGGGCCGTCCCGCGCGCCTGA
- a CDS encoding AfsR/SARP family transcriptional regulator, giving the protein MDASPPLHVALLDGFALYRGGPDSALGELPHGVQRVVARLGLAGRSARTAVAGQLWPDVPEEHALGSLRSALWRLHKVAPGLVVASGGVLCLAAGVRVDVRELTEWARGVLDRRVPVDGVAAVPDIGLRGELLPGWYDDWVLLERERLRQLRIHALEALADRLISAGRFGEASQAAYAAAQAEPLRESAHRVVVRVHLAEGNVAEAMRAYHSFRLLLDAELGVAPTPQMDQLVGALRRVRTPAV; this is encoded by the coding sequence GTGGACGCCTCCCCGCCCCTGCACGTGGCACTGCTCGACGGGTTCGCCCTGTACCGGGGAGGACCGGACTCCGCCCTCGGTGAGCTCCCGCACGGGGTCCAGCGGGTGGTGGCCCGGCTCGGCCTGGCCGGTCGGTCGGCGCGGACCGCCGTCGCCGGACAGCTGTGGCCCGACGTCCCGGAGGAGCACGCGCTGGGCAGCCTGCGCTCGGCGCTGTGGCGCCTGCACAAGGTCGCCCCGGGTCTGGTCGTGGCGTCCGGCGGGGTCCTCTGCCTCGCGGCGGGCGTCCGCGTCGACGTCCGGGAGCTGACCGAGTGGGCGCGGGGGGTGCTCGACCGGCGGGTCCCGGTGGACGGCGTCGCCGCGGTGCCGGACATCGGGCTCCGGGGCGAGCTGCTGCCGGGCTGGTACGACGACTGGGTGCTGCTGGAACGCGAGCGACTGCGCCAGCTGCGGATCCACGCCCTGGAGGCACTGGCCGACCGGCTGATCAGCGCGGGCCGCTTCGGCGAGGCGTCGCAGGCGGCGTACGCCGCCGCCCAGGCCGAGCCGCTGCGGGAGAGCGCGCACCGCGTCGTCGTCCGGGTGCACCTCGCGGAGGGCAACGTGGCCGAGGCGATGCGCGCCTACCACTCCTTCCGGCTGCTGCTCGACGCCGAGCTCGGCGTCGCGCCGACCCCGCAGATGGACCAGTTGGTCGGCGCCCTGCGGCGGGTGCGGACCCCGGCGGTCTGA
- a CDS encoding CHAT domain-containing protein yields MGAAEDRREATAALSLVQVDPRRAGQLAAALLDRARARGDHATAAVAGRAAGLAALHTADLDTAAQHLRGSVRSARLAGSPQLAGEARMSLAAVLLRRGEGRAGLRTLDGALTELSGVEHARALAQRGSLHQQLGRLDAALADYRLALPALRRAGDWVWVQRVHGNVAVLDVYRSQLTAAAAELREAEQVCLRHGLDLDLAFVCDNLGFLHLRRGDVPAALHWQAEAERRLGHLGAPVGTVLVDRCELLLSLRLVTEAKEHATRAIEEFRRLHREISVPEAQLLLAEASLLDRDLAGAESAARAALHAFTRQRRPERAALARYVVQRCRLARAGGQVSVAELARTAARLDDAGWTAQAQDARISAARLALARGRVGRAEELLRTVAPGHRRGPVELRARAWHARALLELAAGRRAPALAALRTGVRLVEEHQATLGAADLRTSASVHRTELVDLGLHEALAGGRPRQVLAWAERGRATALLMRPVRPPEDPDLAQLLAELRATAHAVQEHRGDPRVLDGLTRRQGALERAVRDHVRAAGGGTRTQHRPGPDRLAAALGEAALVEFVEHRGQLAAVTLADGRARLTRLGSTDAVRELSQHVPHALRRLSRHSGTALREARDAAALTVLRETAGELDERLLRALPAQVAGRPLVVVPTPSLQSVNWPSLPSCAGRAVTVSPSAALWYRAATAPPRHGGVLVAAGPGLPAAPAEAAAVAELHPTATLLVGPGATVASVRAGIGRSAVAHVAAHGHLRADNPLFSSLQLSDGPLTVYDLDSLAEVPRLVVLAACDGGSSAVCAGAELLGLAAGFLTLGTSALIAPIGPVCDGAVADLMVELHGHLRDGLLPAAALARVQQDAAGGSPGTLAAAAGLLCLGAGTSPSSLPRAVSGGPAAGGDGTPRAGVTPVAAGA; encoded by the coding sequence ATGGGCGCAGCGGAGGACCGCCGGGAGGCAACGGCGGCGCTGTCCCTGGTGCAGGTGGACCCCCGCCGCGCCGGGCAGCTCGCCGCGGCGCTGCTCGACCGCGCCCGGGCCCGGGGAGACCACGCGACCGCCGCGGTCGCCGGCCGCGCCGCCGGTCTGGCCGCGCTGCACACCGCCGACCTGGACACCGCCGCCCAGCACCTGCGCGGGTCGGTGCGCAGCGCTCGGCTGGCCGGGTCCCCGCAGCTGGCCGGGGAGGCCCGGATGAGCCTGGCCGCGGTCCTCCTGCGTCGGGGCGAGGGCCGGGCGGGCCTGCGGACGCTGGACGGCGCGCTGACCGAGCTCAGCGGGGTCGAGCACGCCCGCGCCCTGGCCCAGCGCGGGTCGCTGCACCAGCAGCTGGGCCGGCTCGACGCCGCCCTGGCCGACTACCGGCTCGCGCTGCCCGCACTGCGCCGTGCGGGCGACTGGGTCTGGGTCCAGCGGGTGCACGGCAACGTCGCGGTGCTGGACGTCTACCGATCCCAGCTCACCGCCGCGGCGGCGGAGCTCCGGGAGGCCGAGCAGGTGTGCCTGCGGCACGGCCTCGACCTCGACCTGGCGTTCGTCTGCGACAACCTCGGCTTCCTGCACCTCCGGCGGGGCGACGTCCCGGCGGCCCTGCACTGGCAGGCCGAGGCGGAGCGGCGGCTGGGGCACCTGGGGGCACCGGTCGGGACCGTCCTGGTCGACCGCTGCGAGCTGCTGCTGTCCCTGCGCCTGGTGACCGAGGCCAAGGAGCACGCCACCCGGGCGATCGAGGAGTTCCGCCGGCTGCACCGGGAGATCTCCGTCCCGGAGGCGCAGCTGCTGCTCGCCGAGGCCAGCCTGCTCGACCGGGACCTGGCCGGCGCGGAGTCGGCGGCGCGGGCGGCCCTGCACGCCTTCACCCGCCAGCGCCGGCCGGAGCGGGCGGCGCTGGCCCGGTACGTCGTGCAGCGGTGCCGGCTGGCGCGCGCCGGCGGGCAGGTCTCGGTGGCCGAGCTGGCGCGCACGGCGGCCCGGCTGGACGACGCCGGCTGGACCGCCCAGGCGCAGGACGCCCGGATCAGCGCAGCGAGGCTGGCGCTGGCCCGGGGCCGGGTCGGCCGGGCGGAGGAGCTGCTGCGCACCGTCGCGCCGGGGCACCGCCGGGGCCCCGTCGAGCTGCGGGCGCGCGCGTGGCACGCCCGGGCACTGCTGGAGCTGGCGGCGGGCCGACGGGCCCCGGCGCTGGCGGCGCTGCGCACCGGCGTCCGGCTGGTGGAGGAGCACCAGGCCACGCTCGGGGCCGCGGACCTGCGCACGTCGGCGTCGGTCCACCGCACCGAGCTCGTCGACCTGGGTCTGCACGAGGCGCTGGCCGGCGGGCGCCCGCGGCAGGTGCTGGCCTGGGCGGAACGGGGCCGGGCCACCGCGCTGCTGATGCGCCCGGTCCGGCCACCCGAGGACCCGGACCTGGCCCAGCTGCTGGCCGAGCTCCGGGCCACCGCGCACGCCGTCCAGGAGCACCGGGGTGACCCGCGGGTGCTCGACGGCCTGACCCGCCGGCAGGGGGCGCTGGAACGGGCGGTCCGGGACCACGTCCGCGCGGCGGGCGGGGGGACGCGGACCCAGCACCGGCCGGGGCCGGACCGGCTCGCGGCCGCGCTGGGCGAGGCCGCGCTGGTCGAGTTCGTCGAGCACCGCGGTCAGCTCGCCGCCGTCACCCTGGCCGACGGGCGGGCCCGGCTGACCCGGCTCGGCAGCACCGACGCGGTCCGCGAGCTCAGCCAGCACGTCCCGCACGCGCTCCGGCGGCTCAGCCGGCACAGCGGGACGGCGCTGCGCGAGGCCCGGGACGCCGCGGCGCTGACCGTGCTGCGGGAGACCGCCGGAGAACTGGACGAACGCCTGCTCCGGGCACTGCCCGCCCAGGTCGCCGGACGACCGCTGGTGGTGGTGCCCACGCCGTCCCTGCAGTCGGTGAACTGGCCGAGCCTGCCGTCCTGCGCTGGGCGGGCCGTCACGGTGTCCCCCTCGGCCGCCCTCTGGTACCGGGCCGCGACCGCGCCGCCCCGGCACGGCGGCGTCCTGGTGGCGGCCGGGCCCGGGCTCCCCGCCGCCCCGGCGGAGGCGGCCGCGGTGGCCGAGCTGCACCCGACGGCGACCCTGCTGGTCGGCCCGGGCGCCACGGTGGCGTCGGTGCGGGCGGGGATCGGCCGCAGCGCGGTCGCGCACGTCGCCGCGCACGGCCACCTCCGGGCCGACAACCCGCTGTTCTCCTCGCTGCAGCTCAGCGACGGCCCGCTGACGGTGTACGACCTGGACTCCCTCGCCGAGGTCCCCCGCCTGGTGGTGCTCGCCGCCTGTGACGGGGGGTCGTCGGCGGTGTGCGCCGGGGCGGAGCTGCTCGGGCTGGCCGCGGGGTTCCTCACCCTCGGGACCAGCGCGTTGATCGCCCCGATCGGACCGGTGTGCGACGGCGCGGTGGCCGACCTGATGGTCGAGCTGCACGGCCACCTGCGGGACGGGCTGCTGCCGGCCGCGGCCCTGGCGCGGGTGCAGCAGGACGCCGCCGGCGGGTCACCGGGGACCCTGGCCGCCGCCGCGGGGCTGCTGTGCCTGGGTGCGGGCACGTCCCCCAGCTCGCTGCCGCGGGCCGTGTCCGGTGGTCCTGCTGCCGGCGGCGACGGCACACCCCGTGCCGGGGTCACCCCGGTCGCCGCCGGCGCGTGA
- a CDS encoding esterase/lipase family protein: protein MPGTLPIIYVRGFAGETSGIDKAVDDPLYGFNLGSTHVRIGGAGDPVFYQFEGPLLRLLGEMGYRLHVDGGQEAFLQSQPDGSLAPASLWVHRFYDRSATTWAAPRPQPFSIEEAAEDLLRLVEQVLAKTGAPRVHLVAHSMGGLICRSMVQRVVPDRRTGVRARDLVDRLFTYGTPHGGIEFEVGFGLLEALRDEFGIGGGDIFGRERMYEYLTPTDRRQARVPDDWDPRDNPDEDNFPAERIFCLIGTNAGDYAAAHGLSARVVGVKSDGLVQVANALVTGANSAHVHRSHSGRFGLVNSEEGYQNLVRFLFGDVRVTADLVGLRLPCDEELTWQAEAWVSVRGLPVLLHAQKAAHHCPILIELPAPDDPADRPVPLITTYLWSRAARSTPRMRYTISLRLLSLREDHRIFSWADHTEGSLDFEDHLVVDVEQRPDGGLAAWAEWGSRITVPLRAYQAAGDPLTDLDPAADSWRAEVPLPTGGAFLGPRAAVVLTVRPAG, encoded by the coding sequence GTGCCCGGGACCCTGCCGATCATCTACGTCCGCGGCTTCGCCGGGGAGACCTCCGGCATCGACAAGGCCGTCGACGACCCGCTCTACGGGTTCAACCTCGGTTCCACGCACGTGCGGATCGGCGGCGCCGGGGACCCGGTGTTCTACCAGTTCGAGGGGCCGCTGCTGAGGCTGCTCGGCGAGATGGGCTACCGGCTGCACGTCGACGGCGGGCAGGAGGCCTTCCTGCAGAGCCAGCCGGACGGGTCGCTGGCCCCGGCGTCCCTGTGGGTCCACCGCTTCTACGACCGGTCCGCCACGACCTGGGCGGCGCCGCGCCCGCAGCCGTTCTCCATCGAGGAGGCGGCCGAGGACCTGCTCCGGCTGGTGGAGCAGGTGCTGGCCAAGACCGGGGCGCCGCGGGTGCACCTGGTCGCCCACTCGATGGGCGGGCTGATCTGCCGCTCGATGGTCCAGCGGGTGGTCCCCGACCGCCGGACCGGCGTCCGGGCCCGGGACCTGGTGGACCGGCTGTTCACCTACGGCACCCCGCACGGCGGGATCGAGTTCGAGGTCGGTTTCGGGCTGCTCGAGGCGCTGCGGGACGAGTTCGGCATCGGCGGCGGCGACATCTTCGGCCGGGAACGGATGTACGAGTACCTCACGCCCACCGACCGCCGGCAGGCCCGGGTGCCCGACGACTGGGACCCGCGGGACAACCCCGACGAGGACAACTTCCCGGCCGAGCGCATCTTCTGCCTGATCGGCACCAACGCGGGCGACTACGCCGCGGCGCACGGGCTCTCCGCCCGCGTCGTCGGCGTGAAGAGCGACGGCCTGGTGCAGGTGGCCAACGCGCTGGTGACCGGGGCCAACTCCGCGCACGTCCACCGCAGCCACAGCGGCCGGTTCGGGCTGGTGAACTCCGAGGAGGGCTACCAGAACCTGGTGCGCTTCCTGTTCGGGGACGTGCGGGTGACCGCCGACCTGGTGGGCCTGCGCCTGCCCTGCGACGAGGAGCTGACCTGGCAGGCGGAGGCCTGGGTCTCGGTGCGCGGCCTCCCGGTGCTGCTGCACGCCCAGAAGGCCGCGCACCACTGCCCGATCCTCATCGAGCTGCCCGCGCCCGACGACCCCGCGGACCGCCCGGTACCGCTGATCACCACCTACCTGTGGAGCCGCGCCGCCCGCAGCACGCCCCGCATGCGGTACACGATCTCGCTGCGGCTGCTGTCGCTGCGGGAGGACCACCGCATCTTCTCCTGGGCCGACCACACCGAGGGCAGCCTCGACTTCGAGGACCACCTCGTCGTCGACGTCGAGCAGCGGCCCGACGGCGGCCTGGCCGCCTGGGCCGAGTGGGGCTCCCGGATCACCGTCCCGCTGCGGGCCTACCAGGCGGCCGGGGACCCGCTGACCGACCTGGACCCGGCCGCCGACTCGTGGCGCGCCGAGGTGCCGCTGCCCACGGGCGGGGCGTTCCTCGGCCCCCGGGCGGCCGTGGTGCTCACCGTGCGACCCGCCGGATGA
- a CDS encoding NAD(P)/FAD-dependent oxidoreductase, which yields MGEQRLTGGPEPVDLVVVGGGPAGTAAAVTAAVAGLSVVLVESAAVTRDRPGETLHPGAEGVLRQLGVDREVAASGWLRHPGHWVEWGGPASFAAYGGSPGVPWTGYQAPRRELAELLLARAARVGVVVQRDCRALRPTMTPAGRVDGVHTSRGRLGAGWVVDASGGRHWAARALGCPVQRVSRPLVAGWGYLRGSWPERAVPHLRAGRTGWTWTAPVRPDLHAWVRLDVGGGGPLPTPPPHLDHLRPVTGVHAATVTWRCAAVPAVPGLLVAGDAAWVLDPCSGSGVLRALVSGAVAGRAVADAARGLLPAQAAVAGHRRWLADWFRADVARLDERYGLFPGWALVPDGSSGAPGPGGRAPGPAVRPRRAAGPDGARPA from the coding sequence GTGGGGGAGCAGCGGCTGACCGGAGGGCCCGAGCCGGTCGACCTGGTCGTCGTGGGCGGCGGCCCGGCCGGGACCGCGGCCGCGGTCACGGCGGCGGTCGCCGGGCTGTCGGTGGTCCTGGTCGAGAGCGCAGCGGTCACCCGGGACCGGCCGGGGGAGACCCTGCACCCGGGCGCGGAGGGGGTGCTCCGCCAGCTCGGGGTCGACCGGGAGGTGGCGGCCAGCGGGTGGCTGCGGCACCCCGGCCACTGGGTCGAGTGGGGCGGACCGGCGAGCTTCGCGGCGTACGGCGGGTCGCCCGGGGTGCCGTGGACCGGGTACCAGGCGCCGCGGCGGGAGCTGGCCGAGCTCCTCCTCGCCCGGGCGGCCCGGGTCGGGGTCGTCGTGCAGCGGGACTGCCGCGCCCTCCGGCCGACGATGACCCCGGCCGGGCGGGTCGACGGGGTGCACACCAGCCGGGGACGGCTCGGCGCCGGCTGGGTGGTCGACGCCAGCGGTGGCCGGCACTGGGCGGCCCGAGCCCTGGGCTGCCCGGTCCAGCGGGTCAGCCGGCCGCTCGTCGCCGGCTGGGGGTACCTCCGCGGGAGCTGGCCGGAGCGGGCGGTGCCGCACCTGCGGGCGGGCCGGACCGGCTGGACCTGGACCGCACCGGTGCGCCCGGACCTGCACGCCTGGGTGCGCCTGGACGTCGGCGGGGGCGGGCCGCTGCCGACGCCGCCGCCGCACCTCGATCACCTCCGGCCGGTGACCGGGGTGCACGCGGCCACCGTGACCTGGCGCTGCGCCGCCGTGCCGGCGGTCCCCGGGCTGCTCGTGGCCGGCGACGCCGCCTGGGTGCTCGACCCCTGCTCCGGCTCGGGCGTGCTGCGCGCGCTGGTCAGCGGTGCCGTGGCCGGGCGGGCGGTCGCGGACGCCGCCCGTGGGCTGCTGCCGGCACAGGCGGCGGTCGCGGGGCACCGGCGGTGGCTGGCCGACTGGTTCCGCGCGGACGTCGCCCGGCTCGACGAGCGCTACGGCCTGTTCCCGGGCTGGGCCCTCGTCCCGGACGGGTCGTCGGGCGCCCCCGGGCCCGGTGGCCGCGCCCCGGGGCCTGCGGTCAGGCCACGCAGGGCAGCCGGACCGGACGGTGCCCGGCCGGCCTGA
- a CDS encoding peroxidase family protein — protein sequence MATRDADDVERPDTIFPSITTPTEPTHHARPLRGVDVLPSSSHTSGPFGRMFRHLPVFEHQPQALTALAARMNPGGRPAENPDIPSGYTYLGQFIDHDITFDPVSSLQRQNDPDALHNFRTPRFDLDSLYGRGPADQPYLYDDSGGLTRFKLGEDVGVVPDEPSGAGPDLPRNEPRRRGEEEVFFGRALIGDPRNDENTLVSQLHCTMLRFHNQVAELVAATTPLTGDNAFKETQRLVRWHYQWVVVHDFLRRIVGQAVVDDVLRPETLVVGTRGEQVTVPRPHFRFYEPRQHAFIPVEFSVAAYRFGHSMIRGRYDINQFVKRARGDQGPIPVFGPELPPDELSNLNGFRRLPPQWGVEWDLLFDMPGSEVEAQPSLAIDTSLAGPLASLPASVAADPPHSLAERNLQRGLRLGLPAGTTVARAMGITPLTASELGIDDLDAELAMHPPLWFYVLKEAELLEDGRALGPVGGRIVAEVLLGLLAHDPLSYLNVEPAWRPQPPLARDDGSFDMPQLIRFAQQP from the coding sequence ATGGCCACCCGCGACGCCGACGACGTGGAACGACCCGACACGATCTTCCCGTCGATCACCACGCCCACGGAGCCCACGCACCACGCCCGCCCGCTGCGCGGGGTCGACGTGCTGCCCTCCTCCTCGCACACCAGCGGGCCGTTCGGGCGGATGTTCCGCCACCTGCCGGTGTTCGAGCACCAGCCGCAGGCGCTGACCGCGCTCGCGGCCCGGATGAACCCCGGCGGGCGACCGGCCGAGAACCCGGACATCCCCTCCGGCTACACCTACCTCGGCCAGTTCATCGACCACGACATCACGTTCGACCCGGTCTCCAGCCTGCAGCGGCAGAACGACCCCGACGCGTTGCACAACTTCCGGACACCCCGCTTCGACCTCGACTCGCTCTATGGCCGCGGCCCGGCCGACCAGCCCTACCTGTACGACGACTCCGGCGGGCTCACGCGGTTCAAGCTGGGGGAGGACGTCGGCGTGGTGCCCGACGAGCCGAGTGGCGCCGGGCCGGACCTGCCCCGCAACGAGCCGCGCCGGCGGGGTGAGGAGGAGGTCTTCTTCGGTCGCGCACTGATCGGGGACCCGCGCAACGACGAGAACACCCTGGTCTCCCAGCTGCACTGCACGATGCTGCGGTTCCACAACCAGGTGGCCGAACTGGTGGCCGCGACGACACCGCTGACCGGGGACAACGCGTTCAAGGAGACCCAGCGGCTGGTGCGCTGGCACTACCAGTGGGTCGTGGTGCACGACTTCCTGCGGCGCATCGTCGGGCAGGCGGTGGTGGACGACGTCCTGCGCCCGGAGACCCTCGTCGTCGGCACGCGGGGGGAGCAGGTGACGGTGCCCCGGCCGCACTTCCGGTTCTACGAGCCGCGGCAGCACGCCTTCATCCCGGTCGAGTTCTCGGTCGCGGCCTACCGCTTCGGGCACTCGATGATCCGCGGCCGCTACGACATCAACCAGTTCGTGAAGCGCGCCCGCGGCGACCAGGGGCCGATCCCGGTCTTCGGACCCGAGCTGCCACCGGACGAGCTGTCCAACCTCAACGGCTTCCGCCGCCTCCCGCCGCAGTGGGGGGTGGAGTGGGACCTGCTGTTCGACATGCCCGGCTCCGAGGTGGAGGCGCAGCCGAGCCTGGCGATCGACACGTCGCTGGCCGGGCCGCTCGCCTCGCTGCCGGCGTCGGTCGCGGCCGACCCGCCGCACTCGCTGGCCGAGCGCAACCTGCAGCGCGGGCTGCGGCTCGGGCTGCCGGCCGGCACCACGGTCGCCCGGGCGATGGGCATCACCCCGCTGACCGCGAGCGAGCTGGGCATCGACGACCTCGACGCGGAACTGGCGATGCACCCGCCGCTGTGGTTCTACGTGCTCAAGGAGGCCGAGCTGCTGGAGGACGGCCGGGCGCTGGGGCCGGTGGGCGGCCGGATCGTCGCCGAGGTGCTCCTCGGGCTGCTGGCGCACGACCCGCTGTCCTACCTGAACGTCGAGCCGGCCTGGCGGCCGCAGCCGCCCCTGGCCCGGGACGACGGCTCGTTCGACATGCCGCAGCTGATCCGCTTCGCCCAGCAGCCCTGA